The Cervus elaphus chromosome 22, mCerEla1.1, whole genome shotgun sequence genome has a window encoding:
- the LOC122680251 gene encoding ATP synthase subunit epsilon, mitochondrial yields MVAYWRQAGLSYIRYSQICAKAVRDALKTEFKANAMKTSGSSVKIVKVKKE; encoded by the coding sequence ATGGTGGCGTATTGGCGACAGGCTGGACTCAGCTACATCCGATACTCCCAGATCTGTGCAAAAGCAGTCAGAGATGCACTGAAGACCGAATTCAAAGCAAACGCCATGAAGACTTCTGGCAGCAGCGTAaaaattgtgaaagtgaaaaaggaataa